Within Streptomyces sp. SS1-1, the genomic segment TGGCCAGCAGACGGTCGCCCGCGAAGTGCACCTCGTCGGTGGCCTCGCGGCCGGAGACGAGCAGCTCGACCGTCTCGGGATCAAGCCCGGACAGCTCCGCCACATGCCGGCCCTCCGCGTCCGGGGACAGCTCCAGCAGACGCCTGGCCTCGTCGTTGGCGAGCAGCAGCCGGCCGTCGTCGACGATCAGCACGCCCTCGCGCACCGAGTGCAGGACCGCGTCGTGGTGCTCGTAGATGCGGTTCATCTCGTCCGCGGCCATGGCGTGGGTCTGGCGCCGCAGCCGCCGGCTCACGAGGGCGGTGCCGCCCGCCGTCACGGCGAGCGCCCCGGCGCCGGCGCCCAGGATGATCGGGAGCTGGCGGTACGCCTCACCGGTCACGCTCTTGACCTTCAGCCCGGCCGAGACGAGGGCGATGACCTTGCCGTCGCCGTCCTCGATCGGGACCGTCGCCTGGACCTCCTTGCCGAGCGGCCCCTGCACGCTCTCCGTGTACACCTGGCCGGCGAGGGACGGCTCGATCGTGCCGACGAACCGCTTGCCGATGCGGTCGGGCAAGGGGTGCGTGTAGCGGATGCCGTTGGTGTCCATGACGACGATGAAGTCGACGCCGGCGGCGCCGCGCCCGGCCTCGGTGAGCGGCTGGAGCACCTTGGAGGGGCTCTCCGACCGCAGGGCGGCGAGGACGCCGGGCGCGTGCGCGAACGTCTGGGCCACGGCGACGGAACGGCGTTTCGCCTCGGTCTGGGTGTCGCGGCTCGACTGGAGGATCAGGGCGACGACGGCGCAGACCACGAGCAGCAGGACGAGCGCCACCTGGAGCACGAACACCTGACCGGCGACGCTCCGAGGGCTCCTGCCGACCAGCGAGCGCCATCCCCGCGTCCGCCGGTCGAATCGGTCCGACATGTCGCTATTTGTACCATCGGCGTTTTCTGCTGGCTACGGCGTGTCCACGCTAGGGACGGTGGGCCGGAGGGCGGATGGCGCTCGCACGGGGCGGCTGAGCAGGAGGAACAGGGCGGGGGCGGGTCCTCCGCCCTGCGACCGCACACCGCTTTCATCGGCGCGGGAGGACCCCCAGGAGCATCGAGGTGAAGGCGTCCCACAGGGCCTCGCGCAGCTCGATGTGCAGGACACCGAGGGCGGGCTCCTCGGCGTAGGCGGCGAGGACGCTGGGCGGCGGGGGGACGTACGACGACAGCGCGCCCGCCGTGGCGAGGCCCATCAGGCAGAACAGCTGGGCACCCTCGCCCAGTTCGGGCACATGGCGGCGCAGGAGCGCGGTCATCGCGTCGAGCCGGGCCAGGGAGGCACGCTTGTGCCGCTTGACGACCTCGACGGAGACGTTGCGCTCGAGGACGCCGCCCTGGGCGCCGAACAGGTCGCACAGCACCGTACGCTCCGCGAGCGACCGGCTCAGGATCTCCGCGAGCCGGGCCGCCCGGACCTCGGCGGTGGCGTGCGCGTCGATCCCCTCGGCCAGCTCGCCCTCCAGATCGGCGATCCAGAGGCCCAGGAAGTCGTCGAGGAGTTCGAGCAGGACGGCCTCGCGGGACTCGAAGTAGCGCAGGACGTTCGACTTGGCCAGGCCCACGCGCCGGCTGAGCTCGTTCAGGCTCAGCTCGGCCACCGGCATCTCGTCGAGCATCGCCGCCGCCGTGTCCAGGATCGCCCGGCGGCGGGCCTCTCGCTGCTCCTCGCTTCGCGCCCGCTGAAAAGTCACATCTCAGCCTAACTTACAGACCGCTGGTCTCTTGCTATCAGACCACCGGTCCCTTACGCTCTGACTCATAACAGACCGGCGGTTCTTTACGCGCCTACCGGTCGATGGCGAACCGAGGAGACGGCGATGACGACCGTGACCGACAAGTGGACCGAACAGAACATCCCCGACCAGGGCGGCCGGGTGGCGATCGTGACCGGCGCCAACACCGGGCTCGGCTTCGAGACCGCCCGGATGCTGGCGGAGCGCGGGGCGACGGTGGTCCTGGCCGTGCGGGACGTGGAGAAGGGGGCGCGGGCGGCGGCCCGTATCGCCGGTGACGTCACGGTCCAGGCGCTGGACCTCACCTCCCTGGCCTCCGTCCGGGCAGCGGCGGCGGACCTGCGCACCGCGCATCCACGCATCGACCTGCTGATCAACAACGCCGGCGTGATGTACACGCCGAAGCAGACCACCGCCGACGGCTTCGAGATGCAGTTCGGCACGAACCACCTGGGCCACTTCGCCCTCACCGGCCTGCTGCTCGACCGGCTCCTGCCGGTGCCCGGATCGCGTGTCGTCAACGTCAGCAGCGTCGGCCACCGCATCCGGGCCGCGATCCACTTCGAGGACCTGCAGTGGGAGCGGTCGTACAGCCGCGCCGGCGCCTACGGCCAGTCCAAGCTGGCCAACCTGCTGTTCACGTACGAACTGCAGCGCCGGCTCGCCCCGCACGGCACGACGATCGCGGCGGCGGCGCATCCCGGGGTGTCCAACACCGAGCTGCTGCGCAACATCCCGGCGCCGCTGCGGGTGCCGGTCAGCCGCCTCACCCCACTGCTGACGCAGAGCCCGGTCATGGGCGCCCTGCCCACCCTGCGCGCGGCCACCGACCCGGCCGTCACGGGCGGCCAGTACTACGGCCCCGGCGGGCGCGGCGAGATCCGGGGCTACCCGAAGCTGGTCACGTCCAGCCCCGCCTCACACGACGAGACGGTCATGCACCGTCTGTGGACGGTGTCGGAGGAACTGACGGGGGTGTCGTTCCCGGTGGGACGGGTGGCGACGGCGTCCTGAGCGGCGGGTGGTCCAGCACCTCGACGTACATGATCCGGCCGTCGACGACGTCGAGGTTCAGCATGCCGCGCGAGGGGAGAAGGGGCACGCACCGATGCCCGGGCCCGTACGGCTGCCCCGGCGGATGGGGCGCGGTCCGGAAACTCTGGCAGAAGTCGTCCCCGCGCCCGCAGTCCTCGACGATCCGCAGGTCCCGTGCGGAGAGGGCCAAGCCCCGTTCCCCTTCCTCCTCCAGGAGGCAGACGAGTTCGGCGAGGAGATCGGGATAGAGGTCACGGACGAGGGGGTGGTGCGGCTCCATGACGGGAGAGTAGCCGCCGGCCGGGACGGGCTCAGTATGGCGACCGCCTGGACGCGGCTTTCCGAGGGCGCGTTGGGCGCTGCGTCAGGTCGACCCAGGTGAACCAGGCGCAGAGCAGGCCCCCGACGCCGAGCATCGCACGCTGATCCTCCTCGATCTCGAACTCGTAGCGGCTGCGCGGTATCTCGACGTCGACGCGGGGAGAGAGAGTCACGTTGTTGGCGTAGTACCGGTCGCCCGACCTCCGCGGCGACTCCAGGACCCCTCCGCCGTCGAACAGCCCCAGAATCTGCGCGAACAGCGCCGCGGCGATCAGCAGCCCGCCCGTCAGCCGAACCCGGCGCGGGAGGTCCCGCCCGAGGAACGATCTCCCCCGCAAGCTCTTCTTGCTTTTCCTGTCCTCGATCAGAGGAGCCATGGCGCAGACACAGATCGCGAAGCACACCACGATCACCAACACCGGCCAGCCGTTGCCGTCGATCGGAGAAGGCCCGGGCAGCCACGTGACCGCGACGAACGACTCCAGGCCGACGCTCATCCCGAACAGCAGCCAGGTCCGAGCGGTGAAGATACGGCGCACGGCGTGGAGCTTGGCATATGCCAGGCCGCACGTCACTACTGCCGTATCGGGGCGAGGGCTTCACCCTCGCTTTTCAGCGCCGCAGCCTCTGTCGCGCCCAGAGGACTCCGATCACCGCGCCGAGGACTGCCATGTAAGCCGTAAGTGGACCGTCCTTCGCGATGACCCCCGGTAGGGACACCACCGCGACGATCAGGATCCCCCCACAACCGACGACCGCGAGATCGGCCGAATCCGGACGACTCCCCTCTTACCTGCGCATCCGGTTCCCCTCAACGGCGAGACTGTCAGTAGCTCAGCATCTGGCCCCAGGTATGGGCGCTGAACGTATGAAGGCCGACGTACATCCGTCAGTAGTCGGTGAGGTCCACGATCACATCGCAGTGCGGATCGTCGGAAGGCCGGTGAAGATGCTCGTTCGCCAGGAACGCCGGGGAAACCAGGGAGCCGAGCATGCCGGGCCCTGCATGGCTGGTCAGCACATCCACACCGTACGTGCGGTCGCGCTCGGGTGAACGGAAATAAAGGCGCATGCTGTCGTCGCCTGTGATGACCGCGCCGATGAACAGCGGCTTCCACGGCACATGAGTGGTGATGAGGGAGCGCGCGATATCGAGCAGACGACCCGCGGCCGTCTGCTCGATGCCTCGTTCGGGAGTATTCACATCTTGGCCCATGCCGGACACTTGTTCCCCGGTTGGTTGTGGCAGTACGCCGTGATGACGCCAATCTTCTGACCGCGACCGGCATCATAACGGCCGTCCGTGGTCTTGCGGGTGTACTGCACGACCACCGTGAACTTCACCTGCCGTGGTCTCGGAACGCCAGTCTCGAACACCACCCCGTCGTACTCCAAGTGTCCGTGGTGATCATTCCGGTCCACCCGGCCGTTGAGGGCCGCGTACAGGGTGGAGCATTTCTTGATGTTGTGGCGGCCGGTGAAGTGGTGCCAGCCCAGCTCCGAGTTCCCGTAGCGGGTGACGATGTGTCGGCCCTCAGGGTCGTCCGTCTGACACTTGACCCGGTGATCCCACGGGTGCGGCTGTACGGGCATCGGAGCAGCACTGGCTGTCCCCGACATCAATGAAGCGGCGAACGCTGTGACGGCAGTGAGCGTCATGATCTTCTTCACAGAGAAACCCCCTTGATCACGGCTGGATGGTCAGGTCAGCCGCAGATCAAGAGGGTCACCATGAAGGTCACGTTCCTCCGTGGCGCATTCCTATTCTCGGAATGTCTGATTTCCGATCAAGGAACGGGCGCCCGCAGAGTTAAGAGTGCGTTCGATCGGGTTGATCATCTTCCCGTTCGTGTTCGCCTCCAGTCCACCGGGTGGGCACAAGGTATGGCCTGGCCGCCGCGTTTCTCACCGGCGCAGGTCGGTCTCGTGCAGCGCAGCGAGGTTCTTCAGGTCGTTCGCGACCATGACCTGAGCGAGGCGCCCGCGACGGCGACGACCTCCGGCCACCAGGCCGGCCGCAGGTACTCCTCGTCCGTGCCGCCCGGTTGCCTGGACCGCTGCGTCGTTGAGGCGGACGCCCATTCCCGCATGAGGACGACCTCTTCCTCGGTTCTGAGACTGGCACCGAGGAAGCGCTCGGGTTCGTCGGCGTCACAGAAGTCATCGAAGAGCGCGTGGAAGACGTGGTCCAGGTTCTCGAACAGTGACGGGTCGAGCCAGACATCTCGCTGCCACGGTGGATCGGCCGGAGCCAGGACCGCGGGTACGACATGCACTCGATGGTTCGCTATGACGCGGGCGTCTGCGCTCATAGCGCCGAGCCTATAAACCGCGGGATGCAGGCAGACACTGCCTGACCGCCGGCTTGAGACGTCGAGCTCATACGACGCCAAGAGACGTCAGCCATCATTCGAAGGCACATACGCTCCCGTTCACCGTGGCAGGAGGGCCAGACGTCCGACGAGGAGTCCACCGAGTACTTCATGCTCGTGTGCTATGAGCCGACCACGAGGTGGTGCTCGTCGACTGCGGGTCCCGCGGTAGGGATGTGGTCTTGGCGGTGCGCGAGGTGACCGGGCAGAGCGCGTGGCACAGCCGGGTCCTGACGCGCCAAGCGCCCTTCACCGTTACTTGAGGGCCTATACAGGGCCCGGAGATACTTTTGCGGCCAAGAAGAGGAGCTCCCGCCCGAGCACTTCACCTCTGCCGAGCCGCGCTGCGAACACAGAGCAACAACAGATGCCTACGCCCCGGAGGCGACCGCGGACGTATCGCACAGGACCGACTTATCATGAACTGTCCGGGTCTGATCCACAGCGGTCCGTGGAATCCACCCATCAGTCCGCGCGCAGGTCAGAAGCATGTCGGGCGCTCACCCACAAGTGCGTACCGGACAAGAATGAGCCGCCCGGGACAGAATTGAGGCTGACCGCGCCCCCTCAGCCACCCCCGATCGCCCGCTCTCAGTGAGCCGAAGCCCGCTTTACCGCGGAGGGCAATTGCCACTGACGGAGCGCTTGCTTATTCCGGCGAGATTAGCATGTACATGTACCCATGGGCTTGTGATGTCCAGCACAGAGTCGGCGTCCTAGATATATCTAATGCCCCCACACGGGCAGCCCATATGCCACCAGATGCAGGACTTTTTTTGTAAACAGCCTTTAACAATGCGCGTAGAGTAGACGTTTACTGCAAATGGTCTAAACCGCCATTTCGAGTGTAACCCCAATCGACATTCGCCATATGTGTCCGTGACGTGCACTCTGATCCTTCCCAATGGGTCCCACAGAGGCAAGGACAAGATGAAAACCGGGCACAAAGTTGCACTTGGCGGCGCTGTCATCGTGGCCGTCGGAACGATCATCGCCCCGCAGCTCATCAGCGATGACGGCGACAAGAAGGAGCCGAACACGTCAACGTCAGTGGGCGGCGACATGGGCGGCAATGGCGACGGCCCCCGCTGCCAGGGAGCCAAGGTCAACTGTCCCCAGGGGAGCCAGCCGATTCCGGAGAACACCTACCGGACGGACAAGGCCCCGAGCGAGGTAGGCCCTTGGGCCTACAAGGTCGTCCGCACGGTGACCCAGGCCGGCGACGAGGGATTAATGGTACGGACCTGCAACGTCAGCGATTGCCCCGGACCGGACTCTGCGCGCCAGGTCGGACTCGTCCGCGTGCACCACACGGTCTGGGTTGAATGCTGGAAAGACTCCGGTTACGACGGCGGCGAAGGCCAGGGCATTACCAAGTGGTACAAAGTCAAGTGGCCGACTGAACAACCTCATTCGACTCCCGACCTCGAGAGTTCGAGGGAGGACAAATACACAGCCTGGATGTACAGCGGCTATATGGAGCCATCGGGACACAACGGGAAGATTCCCGAGTGTAGTAGCTAGCCTCGTTCGGCCAGCATGAACTGGGAGTGCGATTCCGCTCGGCCGATCAGGCTGGACCGAACACGAAAGGGAGGCCTGAGGTTTCCAGGCCTCCCTTTCCAAGGCAAACACCTCGGCATTACCACACGCTGCAACGGGCGTAAAGTTACTCAGCGTGACGTCAGCGGTTGCAACGACCGGGCGACAGTTCCGAGCTCTGTCAGTGGCGCCCCACTACGGTCCTCTTGGGCCAGGAGGCCTGGTGGGACGCAAGGAGCAGGCAGTGTGGGTCCGGTTGAGGTGTTACTTGCGCATACGGGGCGCTGTGTCTATGGCGACTACGCCGAGTCGCGGGTGATCGACCACGTCATCCCGCTCGCAGCCAACGAAGCAGACTCCCAGAGGAACCTGGTCCCGGCCTGCCAAGCGTGCAACCTTGGCAACAGTGACAAGGGGCTCACATGGATGCGTGAGCGACTCGACCTGCCTTCGATGAGGCAGAGGCCCCACCTTGAGACCCCACAATGGGCCCGGGCCGCGAAAACGCCCCCGAGTTGCACCATATGCGCAGCTCAGGGGCATGATCACAAAAGTTACTTCTTCTTGCCCTGGTTCTTGACCGCCTCGATCGCCGCCGCCGCGGCCTCCGGGTCGAGGTAGCGGCCGCCCGGGGTGACCGGCTTGAAGTCCGCGTCCAGGTCGTAGGCGAGCGGGATGCCCGTCGGGATGTTGAGGCCCGCGATGTCGGCGTCCGAGATGCCGTCCAGGTGCTTGACCAGGGCGCGCAGCGAGTTGCCGTGGGCCGCGACCAGGACCGTACGGCCGGTCAGCAGGTCGGGGACGATCGCGTCGAACCAGTACGGCAGCATGCGGACGACGACGTCCTTGAGGCACTCCGTGCGCGGGCGCAGCTCCGGCGGGAGGGTCGCGTAGCGCGGGTCGGAGAACTGGGAGAACTCGGCGTCGTCGGCGAGCGGGGGCGGCGGGGTGTCGTAGGAGCGGCGCCACAGCATGAACTGCTCCTCGCCGAACTCGGCGAGGGTCTGGGCCTTGTCCTTGCCCTGGAGGGCGCCGTAGTGGCGCTCGTTCAGGCGCCACGAGCGGTGGACCGGGATCCAGTGGCGGTCGGCCGCCTCCAGCGCCAGCTGGGCCGTGCGGATCGCGCGCTTCTGGAGCGACGTGTGGACCACGTCGGGCAGGAGTCCGGCGTCCTTCAGGAGCTCGCCACCGCGGACCGCCTCCTTCTCGCCCTTCTCGTTGAGGTTGACGTCCACCCAGCCGGTGAACAGGTTCTTCGCGTTCCACTCGCTCTCGCCGTGGCGGAGGAGGATCAGCTTGTACGGTGCGTCGGCCATGCCTCAGAGCGTAATCCACGGATTCGGGCCTCCGGCGGCCCCGCCCAGCAGGCGGACGGTTGACGGGATCTGTTAATCGAGTGGCTCTCGCCGACCCCGGTTTTGTAAGTTGCGGATGCCGTTCTGGCTACTTACATCCGCTGCCGGTGTCCGGCTCGTCCGTGGGGGGATCCCTGATGTCACTCGCCGCCGTCAGACGCGCCGCCAGGGAGACCGTCTCCGGGCTCCCCCGTGAGTTCTGGTGGCTGTGGACGAGCACGCTGGTGAACCGGCTCGGCGCCTTCGTCGCCACCTTCATGGCGCTGTACCTGACCCTGGAGCGCGGCCAGTCCGCCTCGTACGCCGGTCTGGTCGCCGCGCTGCACGGCCTCGGCGGGGTCGTCTCCTCCCTCGGCGGCGGTGTGATGGCCGACCGGCTCGGACGCCGGCCCACCCTGCTGATCGCGCAGTCCGCGACCGCCGTGTCGGTGGCGGTGCTCGGCTTCGTGCAGCACCCCGCGGCCATCGCCGCCGTCGCCTTCGCGGTGGGCGCCGCCTCGAACGCCTCCCGGCCGGCCGTGCAGGCGATGATGGCGGACATCGTGCGGCCCGAGGACCGGGTCAGGGCCTTCTCACTCAACTACTGGGCCATCAACCTGGGCTTCGCCGTCTCCTCCATGGCCGCCGGGTTCATCGCCGAGGTCAGCTACCGCGCCGGGTTCCTGCTGGAGGCCGGGATGACGGCCGTCTGCGCGGTCGTCGTCTTCATGAAGCTCCCCGAGTCGCGGCCCCAGAAGGCCGGCACCGCCAGGCCCGGCGAGGCGATCGGGCTCGGGACCGTGCTGCGCGACCGGCGCTTCATGACGGTCGTCGGGCTGTGCTTCCTCGTCGCCCTCGTCTTCCAGCAGGGCGCGGTCGGGCTGCCGATCGCCATGGGCGCGGCCGGCTTCTCCCCCGCCGACTACGGCCTCGCGATCGGCGTCAACGGCGTCCTGATCGTCGCGCTGCAGATCCCGGTCACCCGGTTCATCGAACGGCGGGACGCGGGCCGCATCCTCGTCGTGTCGTCCCTCGTGGCGGGCTACGGATTCGGGCTCACCGCGTTCGCCGGGTCGGTCGGCGTCTTCGCGCTGACGGTGTGCGTGTGGACGATCGGCGAGATGCTCAACGCGCCCACCCAGACGAGCCTCGTGGTCCGCCTGTCCCCGGCCCACGGGCGAGGCCGCTACCAGGGCGTGTACACGCTGTCCTGGTCGGTGGCGGCCCTCGTCGCGCCCCTGATGTCGGGCCTCGTCATCGACCACCTCGGCGCCGCCTGGCTGTGGGCGCTGTGCGCGGCCGTCGGCACGGTCGCGGCGGCCGGGTACGGCGTGCTGACGCGCCGGCTGCCCGCCGACGCGCCCGGCGCCACCGTCCCCGTGACCGCGTCCAAGCCCGAGACCAGCGCGGCCTGACCCCTCAAGAAGAGCGCTCAGGGGTGCATCCGGGCACCCTTGAGCACCTTGTCCACCGCGTTCTTCGGCCCGTAGACCGCGAGCCCCACCAGATCCAGCTCCGCCGTGCCCACGGCCCGTACCGCCGCCCGGTTGGCGCCGTCGTGGCCGGTGCCGAAGAGGTCGGAGGTGAACAGGGCGCGCGGCAGGGCGCGGGAGAGCGTGCGGGCGTGGGCGGCCGTCAGCGTCTCCTTGGTGCCCTCGAAGACCAGCACCGGCTGGCGGAACATCGGCAGGTAGGGGACGCCGTCCGCGTCCTCGTACGGCTCCCCGATGACCTCGGGCACCTGCGAGCCCAGGCCGCTGACCAGGAACGCGGTGACGTTCAGCCGCTGCCAGGTCTCCAGGTCCTCGCGCAGCAGCACGGCGATCTTGGTGTCGAAACGGACGGGGGCAGCGGCCGCCCCGTCGTGCACGGGTGCTTCAGCGTTCATACGGCGAGACTCGCCGACGCCGTACGGCCCGGTCTTGTACGTTCTTTGCATGGGCACCCGCGAGGACGTCACCGCGTGGCGTCCCCGCGTCCCGGGCGTCACCGAGGTCTTCCACGCCCACTTCACCGACTACGCGTACCCGATGCACGTCCACGAGGCGTGGACGCTGCTGATCGTGGACGACGGCGCCGTCCGCTACGACCTGGACCGGCACGAGCACGGCACCCCGCACGACACGGTGTCCCTGCTGCCGCCGCACGTCCCGCACAACGGCTCGCCCGCCACCCCGCACGGCTTCCGCAAACGCGTCCTGTACCTGGACGGCACCCGGCTCGGCGACGACCTGATCGGCCCGGCCGTGGACTCGCCGGATCTGCGCGACCCGGTGCTGCGGCGGCGCGTCGGACAGCTGCACGCGGTGCTCGCCCAGCCCGGTGACGAGCTGGAGGCCGACAGCCGGCTGGCCCTCATCGGCGACCGGCTGCGCGCCTGCCTGCTGCCGAGGACGGCGGCCCCTGCCGACCGGCGTGACCCGGTGCTGGCCCGCCGGCTGCGCGAGCTCCTCGACGAGCGGGTGGTGCCGGGCATCGCCCTGGACGAGGCGGCGGCGCTGGTGCAGGCGCATCCCACGCACCTCGTCCGGTCGTTCAGCGCCGCGTACGGGATCGCCCCGCACCAGTACCTGATGTCCCGCCGGGTCGGCCGCGCGCGCCGGCTGCTGCTGGAGGGCCGGGCGCCGGCCGAGGTGGCCGCCGCGACCGGCTTCTACGACCAGTCGCACCTCACCCGGCACTTCCGCCGGCTGGTGGGCGTCACCCCGGGCCGCTACCGCGGCAGCGCGCGCTGAGCGTCGTACAGATTGCGGGGCCGTACGACGTCCGTGGTGCCGTACAGCTCGAGGCGGGCGTGCAGGTCGCCGGTGAAGTCGGGCACGTCGATCTGGCCGAACTCGCTGACCTCGTTGAGCCCGACGGTCGCGGAGTACGGTGCGAGGCCGTCGAGGCGGACCATGCCGGCGCGGCCGTTGACGACCCGCACGTTCCAGTGGGTGAAGCGCGCCCCGAACAGCGGTCCGGCGCTCGCGTCGCCGCCGTGGCGGCCGTCGTTGACGACGGTGATGTCGGTGCGGACGTTGGCGAAGGGCAGTCCGCGATGGCTGTCGAAGGTGCCCATGCGCATGTCGCCGCGCGACCACACGTTGTGGGAGGACAGGCCCTCGACGTTGATGCCGTGCAGCTGGGTGTCGGCGGGGGCGGGCGTGGTGCGGGCCTCGATCGTGAAGTCCTCGACCAGGTTGTCGTGCGAGCCCTCGCGGCAGAAGTACGGGTGGTGCGTGCCGCGGCCCGCCACGCGCGTGTGCGTGAGCGTGCAGGCGGAGGCGGCCACCAGGCCGAAGCCGTTGTCGACGTGGCGGACCGTCACGTCGTGCACCCAGCAGTCGTAGGCGCACTGGAGGACGACACCGTTGTGGCCCTTGTCGAGCAGGTGCGGCTGCTGCGGGGTCTGGACCGCCTCCAGGGTGAGGCCCTCCACGCCCGCGCCGGTCAACTCCTCGACGTGCGTGGTCAGTCGGGGGTCCCACTCGGGGCGTACGTCGAGCGGCAGGGGGCGTTCCAGGGTGACCTCGCGGCCGCGGACCCGGGCGACGCGCACCGGCCACTCGTAGGGCACGTACGAGGTCAGCTTCGTCTTGTCGTCCCAGGTGTACGCCTCGGCGCCCGGTCCGCCGCCGCTCATGTGCTCGAGGAGCGTGTGCTCGGCGTCGTCGGCGAGGCGCAGCAGCACGAGGGCGCCGGCGCGCAGCGCGGACGGGTCGGCCACCCGTACCGTCCAGGAGCCTCGCCGGGCGGGGGCGACGGTGGTGAGGGTGCGCCACTCGTCGCGCCGGTTGCCGGTCCAGCCCTCGAACGGCCAGTCCCGCGCGCGGATGGCGTCGGTGAGGGACCGCCACCGCGCCTCGGGCGCCAGCCAGATCAGGCCGCCCGCCCACGACCAGGACGACTTGTCGCCGCCGTAGCGGGAGCCGTAGACGCCGATCAGCTCGGTGAGGTTCTTCGTGGCGAGGAGGGTCGTACGGCCGCTGCCGGCGCCGCGCAGGACGACGTTCGAGTGGCCGACGCGGATGACGTCGTCGACGCGCCAGGTGCCGGGCGGGATGGTGACCGTGCCACCGCCGGCCCGTCCGGCGGCGGCGATGGCACGGTTGATCGCGGGGGCGCAGTCGGTCGTGCCGTCCGGCACGGCGCCGAAGGCGCGGACGTCGGCGACGACGCGGTGGCGGTCCCCGCCGCGCCGGCCCGCCCGGCCGATGTACGGGATCTGCGGGTGGGTGAAGGGGGTGCGGGTGAACTCGTGCCAGAGTGCGGGGACTTGGGGGGTGCCGGGGGGCGGGGCGGCGGGGGTGGCCGCCCGGGCCGCCGGGCCGGCCGTCGCGGCGAGTGCCACGGCCGTGGCTCCGCCGAGCAGGGCCCGTCTGGTGAGATGCGTGTCGCCCATGTCCGTACGCCCTCCATGCCGCCTCGCATGCCGCTTCTCCTGCGGCACTTTCATGGATGTGAACGATGTTCAGAAGTGCGTCGGGTGTGAGCATGCCATGACACCCCTGCGACCGGAAGAGGGTGCGCAGGGGCGAGGCCATGTGCCAGGTGGGGCGGAGCTGCCGTCAGCCCTCGGACTTCTTGGTCAGGTGGCTGAACGCGTCCAGGTTGCGTGTGGACTCACCGCGCGCCACCCGCCACTCGTACTCCTTGCGGATCGCGGAGGCGAACCCGAGCTCCAGGAGGGTGTTGAAGGCGCCGTCGGCCGCCTCCAGGACCTGGCCGAGGAGGCGGTCGATCTCGTCCGGGGTGATCGAGGCGAGCGGGAGCCGGGCGGTGACGTACACGTCGCCGAGCCGGTCGACGGCGTAACTCACGCCGTACAGCTTGAGGTTGCGCTCCAGGAGCCAGCGGTGGACCCCGGGCTCGTTCTCGTCGGGGTGGCGGATGACGAAGGCGTTCAGCGAGAGGGAGTGGCGGCCGACTCTCAGGGAGACCGTCGTGGACAGCTTCCGTGTGCCGGGGAGCGTGACGACGTAGGTGCCCGGCTCGGGGCTCTCCCACTCCAGTTCGGCGTCCTTCAGTGCTCCCTCGACGACCTGGGCCGCCTTCTGTGCGTCAGCCATGGTGGGAGCGTACGCGACGGCGGTACGTCTGGGCCGCGGCCGTGTAGACCTCCGCCGTGGCGGCCGCCGCGGTGTCCCAGCCGAACGACTGGGCGTGCCGCGCCGCCGCCTCGCCCATCCGCGGGCACAGCTGCGGATCGTCGGCGAAGGCGCGCAGCACGTGCGCGTAGGCGGCCGGGTTGTGGCCCTCGACCAGGAAGCCCGTGCGGCCGTCGGCGACGGCCACCGGCAGCCCGCCCACGGCGGCC encodes:
- a CDS encoding HNH endonuclease, which gives rise to MNWECDSARPIRLDRTRKGGLRFPGLPFQGKHLGITTRCNGRKVTQRDVSGCNDRATVPSSVSGAPLRSSWARRPGGTQGAGSVGPVEVLLAHTGRCVYGDYAESRVIDHVIPLAANEADSQRNLVPACQACNLGNSDKGLTWMRERLDLPSMRQRPHLETPQWARAAKTPPSCTICAAQGHDHKSYFFLPWFLTASIAAAAASGSR
- a CDS encoding TetR/AcrR family transcriptional regulator, translated to MTFQRARSEEQREARRRAILDTAAAMLDEMPVAELSLNELSRRVGLAKSNVLRYFESREAVLLELLDDFLGLWIADLEGELAEGIDAHATAEVRAARLAEILSRSLAERTVLCDLFGAQGGVLERNVSVEVVKRHKRASLARLDAMTALLRRHVPELGEGAQLFCLMGLATAGALSSYVPPPPSVLAAYAEEPALGVLHIELREALWDAFTSMLLGVLPRR
- a CDS encoding phosphoglyceromutase, with protein sequence MADAPYKLILLRHGESEWNAKNLFTGWVDVNLNEKGEKEAVRGGELLKDAGLLPDVVHTSLQKRAIRTAQLALEAADRHWIPVHRSWRLNERHYGALQGKDKAQTLAEFGEEQFMLWRRSYDTPPPPLADDAEFSQFSDPRYATLPPELRPRTECLKDVVVRMLPYWFDAIVPDLLTGRTVLVAAHGNSLRALVKHLDGISDADIAGLNIPTGIPLAYDLDADFKPVTPGGRYLDPEAAAAAIEAVKNQGKKK
- a CDS encoding helix-turn-helix transcriptional regulator → MGTREDVTAWRPRVPGVTEVFHAHFTDYAYPMHVHEAWTLLIVDDGAVRYDLDRHEHGTPHDTVSLLPPHVPHNGSPATPHGFRKRVLYLDGTRLGDDLIGPAVDSPDLRDPVLRRRVGQLHAVLAQPGDELEADSRLALIGDRLRACLLPRTAAPADRRDPVLARRLRELLDERVVPGIALDEAAALVQAHPTHLVRSFSAAYGIAPHQYLMSRRVGRARRLLLEGRAPAEVAAATGFYDQSHLTRHFRRLVGVTPGRYRGSAR
- a CDS encoding DUF2000 domain-containing protein, with the protein product MNAEAPVHDGAAAAPVRFDTKIAVLLREDLETWQRLNVTAFLVSGLGSQVPEVIGEPYEDADGVPYLPMFRQPVLVFEGTKETLTAAHARTLSRALPRALFTSDLFGTGHDGANRAAVRAVGTAELDLVGLAVYGPKNAVDKVLKGARMHP
- a CDS encoding SDR family NAD(P)-dependent oxidoreductase encodes the protein MTTVTDKWTEQNIPDQGGRVAIVTGANTGLGFETARMLAERGATVVLAVRDVEKGARAAARIAGDVTVQALDLTSLASVRAAAADLRTAHPRIDLLINNAGVMYTPKQTTADGFEMQFGTNHLGHFALTGLLLDRLLPVPGSRVVNVSSVGHRIRAAIHFEDLQWERSYSRAGAYGQSKLANLLFTYELQRRLAPHGTTIAAAAHPGVSNTELLRNIPAPLRVPVSRLTPLLTQSPVMGALPTLRAATDPAVTGGQYYGPGGRGEIRGYPKLVTSSPASHDETVMHRLWTVSEELTGVSFPVGRVATAS
- a CDS encoding MDR family MFS transporter; this encodes MSLAAVRRAARETVSGLPREFWWLWTSTLVNRLGAFVATFMALYLTLERGQSASYAGLVAALHGLGGVVSSLGGGVMADRLGRRPTLLIAQSATAVSVAVLGFVQHPAAIAAVAFAVGAASNASRPAVQAMMADIVRPEDRVRAFSLNYWAINLGFAVSSMAAGFIAEVSYRAGFLLEAGMTAVCAVVVFMKLPESRPQKAGTARPGEAIGLGTVLRDRRFMTVVGLCFLVALVFQQGAVGLPIAMGAAGFSPADYGLAIGVNGVLIVALQIPVTRFIERRDAGRILVVSSLVAGYGFGLTAFAGSVGVFALTVCVWTIGEMLNAPTQTSLVVRLSPAHGRGRYQGVYTLSWSVAALVAPLMSGLVIDHLGAAWLWALCAAVGTVAAAGYGVLTRRLPADAPGATVPVTASKPETSAA
- a CDS encoding SCO4402 family protein, encoding MSADARVIANHRVHVVPAVLAPADPPWQRDVWLDPSLFENLDHVFHALFDDFCDADEPERFLGASLRTEEEVVLMREWASASTTQRSRQPGGTDEEYLRPAWWPEVVAVAGASLRSWSRTT